Within Deltaproteobacteria bacterium, the genomic segment CAACTCGATAATAAATTAAGGGGTCAGAGAAATGAAATTCGAAGGCACAGAAAACTATATTTCGACAAGGGATTTGAATCTTGCGGTTAACGCTTCAATTACTCTGCAAAGGCCGCTCCTCATAAAGGGGGAGCCGGGCACGGGAAAGACCATGCTCGCTTTCGAGGTGGCTGAAGCCATCGGAAAGGAGCTGATAACATGGCACGTGAAATCATCTACGAGCGCGCAGCAGGGCCTTTACGAATACGACGCCGTCTCGAGGCTGCGTGATTCCCAGCTGGGTGACGAAAGGGTCAATGACATATCGAATTACATAAAGAAGGGCAAGCTGTGGCAGGCGTTTGAGTCTGAAGAACAGGTTGTATTGCTTATAGACGAAATAGACAAGGCCGATATCGAGTTTCCGAACGACCTCTTGCTGGAGCTGGACAGGATGGAGTTCTACTGCTACGAGCTTCGGAAAACGATAACAGCTAAAGAACGCCCTATAATAATAATCACTTCCAATAACGAAAAGGAGCTCCCCGACGCATTTCTCAGAAGGTGCTTCTTTCATTATATCAGCTTCCCCGACAGGGAGACACTGAAAGCCATAGTCAAGGTCCATTATCCCGACCTGGAGGACAAGCTCATAGAAAACGCCATGAATGTGTTTTACGATATCAGGGAAATCGACGGGCTCAAGAAAAAGCCTTCTACGAGCGAATTAATCGACTGGCTCAAGCTTATAATGGTCGGCAAGATTACGGAATCCGAGCTCGGGTCAGTGGACTTGTCCGAAAAGCTTCCTCCGTTCGCAGGCGCTTTGTTGAAGAATGAGCAGGATCACGAGCTTCTCACCCGCATCAGGCTCAGGTACAGGCGATAGCATTAATCCATTTACTTTATATTGGTAGATTCGGCGGTTAATCAAAAAAAGGTGCATGATGTTTTTGGATTTTTTTCTACTGCTTAAAAATGACGGCATTCCGGTTACGATAAGGGAGTATCTCACCTTCCTTGAGGCCCTGGACGAGGGCATAGCCGAGTACAGCGTCGATGATTTCTACTTCCTGAGCCGAACCACGCTTATCAAGCACGAGCATCATCTGGACAGGTTCGACCTACTTTTCGGATATTACTTCGAGGGGGTGGAGAAAATCGACACGGAAGATTTCATTAAAATCCCCGAGGAGTGGCTCCGCAAGAGCTTCGTAAACGCCCTGACCGAGGAAGAGAAGAAAATGATAAAAGCCATGGGCGGGCTTGATAAAATCCTCGAACGGCTTAAAGAGCTCATGGAGAAGCAGAAGAAAAAGCACCAGGGCGGAAACAAATGGATAGGCACGGGAGGGACATCTCCATTCGGAGCTTACGGCTACAATCCCGAGGGGATAAGGATAGGGCAGGAGGAGAGCAGGCACAGAAGGGCGGTCAAGGTCTGGGACAAGAGAGAGTTCCGCGATCTGGACGACGGAGTGGAGCTTCAGACGAGGAATATGAAGATGGCGCTCAGGAGACTCCGCATATTGACCCGGGAGGGAGTGGACGAGGAGCTCGACCTCGATAAGACTATCGACAGGACGTCGAAGAACGCAGGACTGCTCGAGCTTGAGATGGTTCCTGCCAAGAAGAACAATGTTAAGGTGCTCCTCTTTCTCGATATCGGGGGTTCGATGGACGACCATATCGAGCTCTGCTCAAGACTGTTCTCGGCGGCCAGGTACGAGTTCAAGCATTTGGAGTACTACTATTTTCACAACTGCCTATACGAGTTTGTCTGGAAAAACAACCAAAGGAGATGGCAGGAAGCCATTCCCACCTTCGAAGTTCTTCATACGTACAACAGCGATTACAAGGTAATCATGGTGGGTGACGCTTCAATGTCCCCTTACGAGCTGCTCTACCCGAACGGCAGCGTCGAGCACAATAACGACGAGTCCGGCTTCGTCTGGCTCGAGCGGCTCAAGACTCAATACCCCGACATTGTCTGGCTTAACCCCGTGCCCGTCCAGCAGTGGCGTTACACGGAGTCTATCGGCATGGTGAGGGAATTTATGGACGACCGCATGTTCCCCCTTACTCTGTCCGGGCTTCAGCAGGCAATCAAGGCGCTTAAAAACAAGAAAGTGAAATTTGACCAGCACTGATCTGCTTTAAGCACTATGTTCTTCAAAACTGATGATCCGCGCAATAGACCATATTAACTTCGTCGTTTCAAACCTCGAAAAATCCGTCAAGTTCTACACAGAGCTTCTCGGTTTTAAAGAGTCCAAAAGGGCGCACCTGGAAGGGGACTGGATAGAGTCTATCGTGGGCCTGAAAGGGGTTGTCGCGGACGTGGCATTTATTATAGCGCCTGCCGGCGAGCCGAGAATAGAGCTGCTGTGCTATAAGACTCCAACGGGAGAAGCACTGCCCGCTAACTCCCTCGCCAACACTATCGGAATAAGGCATCTGGCTCTCAGGGTGGACGACATAAACGGCATGGCTGAGAAACTGAAAAATGCCGGGGTCAGG encodes:
- a CDS encoding VOC family protein; this encodes MIRAIDHINFVVSNLEKSVKFYTELLGFKESKRAHLEGDWIESIVGLKGVVADVAFIIAPAGEPRIELLCYKTPTGEALPANSLANTIGIRHLALRVDDINGMAEKLKNAGVRLLSDPVVVPETVVTHDAGHKMLCYFHDPDGVLLEITEYK
- a CDS encoding VWA domain-containing protein — protein: MFLDFFLLLKNDGIPVTIREYLTFLEALDEGIAEYSVDDFYFLSRTTLIKHEHHLDRFDLLFGYYFEGVEKIDTEDFIKIPEEWLRKSFVNALTEEEKKMIKAMGGLDKILERLKELMEKQKKKHQGGNKWIGTGGTSPFGAYGYNPEGIRIGQEESRHRRAVKVWDKREFRDLDDGVELQTRNMKMALRRLRILTREGVDEELDLDKTIDRTSKNAGLLELEMVPAKKNNVKVLLFLDIGGSMDDHIELCSRLFSAARYEFKHLEYYYFHNCLYEFVWKNNQRRWQEAIPTFEVLHTYNSDYKVIMVGDASMSPYELLYPNGSVEHNNDESGFVWLERLKTQYPDIVWLNPVPVQQWRYTESIGMVREFMDDRMFPLTLSGLQQAIKALKNKKVKFDQH
- a CDS encoding MoxR family ATPase, with translation MKFEGTENYISTRDLNLAVNASITLQRPLLIKGEPGTGKTMLAFEVAEAIGKELITWHVKSSTSAQQGLYEYDAVSRLRDSQLGDERVNDISNYIKKGKLWQAFESEEQVVLLIDEIDKADIEFPNDLLLELDRMEFYCYELRKTITAKERPIIIITSNNEKELPDAFLRRCFFHYISFPDRETLKAIVKVHYPDLEDKLIENAMNVFYDIREIDGLKKKPSTSELIDWLKLIMVGKITESELGSVDLSEKLPPFAGALLKNEQDHELLTRIRLRYRR